In one Agrobacterium tumefaciens genomic region, the following are encoded:
- a CDS encoding MFS transporter, with amino-acid sequence MPDRKSPLAPLRHLTYRRIWIASLASNFGGLIQAVGAAWMMTSLSSSENMIALVQASTSLPIMMFSLISGALADSFDRRRIMISAQLLMLTASILLTVFAWSGWLTPWLLLFFTFMIGCGTALNNPSWQASVGEMVPREDLPAAVTLNSVGFNITRSVGPAIGGIIVAAAGAAAAFFVNALSYFTLIYALFRWQPPKYASTLPREQLLAAISAGMRYVAMSPNIGKVLVRGFLFGLSASAILALMPIVARDLVEGGPLTYGVMLGAFGVGAIGGALISARLREVMSSEWIVRVAFLGFAFSSGVTAISTSAIITSLVLTVAGACWVLALSLFNTIVQLSTPRWVVGRALSLYQTLTFGGIAVGSWLWGELAEDYGISYSLLCSCALMLLGVVVGLKLAMPAFASLNLDPLNRFVEPPLRLDIKPRSGPIAILIDYEIHDEDLGEFLPLMAERRRIRIRDGARNWNLMRDLENPDIWTESYHVPTWVEYVRHNHRRTQADAEAWDRLLELHRGKTRPRVHRMIERQTIPPTDDIFHKPHTDQH; translated from the coding sequence GTGCCTGACCGTAAATCGCCACTCGCGCCTTTAAGGCATTTGACTTACAGACGAATCTGGATCGCCAGCCTTGCCTCGAATTTCGGCGGACTGATCCAGGCGGTGGGCGCCGCTTGGATGATGACGTCGCTGTCGAGTTCCGAAAACATGATCGCGCTGGTGCAGGCCTCCACCTCGCTGCCGATCATGATGTTCTCGCTGATTTCAGGCGCGCTGGCCGATAGTTTTGATCGTCGCCGCATCATGATTTCCGCCCAGCTGCTCATGCTGACGGCTTCGATCCTTCTTACGGTTTTTGCATGGTCTGGTTGGCTCACGCCCTGGCTGCTGCTCTTCTTCACCTTCATGATCGGCTGCGGTACCGCGCTCAACAATCCTTCATGGCAGGCTTCCGTCGGCGAAATGGTGCCGCGAGAGGATTTACCCGCCGCCGTGACGCTGAATAGCGTCGGCTTTAACATCACCCGCAGCGTCGGCCCGGCCATCGGCGGTATCATCGTTGCGGCCGCAGGCGCCGCCGCTGCATTTTTCGTGAATGCGCTCAGTTATTTCACCCTGATCTACGCGCTGTTTCGCTGGCAGCCGCCCAAATATGCCTCAACATTGCCGCGCGAACAGCTTCTCGCCGCCATTTCGGCTGGCATGCGTTACGTGGCCATGTCGCCCAATATCGGCAAGGTGCTGGTGCGCGGCTTTCTCTTCGGTCTCTCCGCCAGCGCCATCCTCGCTTTGATGCCGATCGTCGCCCGAGATCTTGTGGAAGGTGGCCCGTTGACCTACGGCGTCATGCTGGGTGCATTTGGTGTTGGCGCCATCGGCGGTGCGCTCATCAGCGCCCGGCTGAGGGAAGTCATGTCCAGCGAATGGATCGTGCGCGTCGCCTTTTTAGGCTTCGCCTTCAGCTCCGGCGTGACGGCAATCAGCACGAGCGCGATCATTACGTCCCTTGTCCTGACGGTTGCCGGTGCCTGCTGGGTTCTGGCGCTTTCGCTGTTCAACACCATCGTCCAGCTCTCCACCCCGCGCTGGGTGGTTGGTCGCGCGCTCTCGCTTTACCAGACGCTGACCTTTGGCGGCATTGCGGTGGGCAGCTGGCTGTGGGGTGAACTCGCGGAAGATTACGGCATTTCCTACTCGCTTCTCTGTTCCTGCGCGCTGATGCTGCTTGGCGTGGTCGTCGGCCTCAAGCTCGCCATGCCCGCCTTTGCCTCGCTCAATCTCGATCCGCTCAACCGCTTCGTGGAGCCGCCGCTGAGGCTGGATATCAAGCCGCGCAGCGGACCCATCGCCATTCTGATCGACTATGAAATTCACGACGAGGATCTTGGCGAATTCCTGCCGCTGATGGCCGAGCGCCGCCGTATCCGCATCCGGGATGGTGCCCGCAACTGGAACCTGATGCGCGATCTGGAAAACCCCGATATCTGGACCGAAAGTTATCATGTGCCGACATGGGTGGAATATGTTCGCCATAACCATCGCCGCACCCAGGCGGATGCCGAAGCCTGGGACCGGTTGCTCGAGCTTCACCGCGGCAAGACACGGCCACGTGTGCACCGGATGATCGAGCGGCAGACCATTCCGCCGACCGACGATATCTTCCACAAGCCCCATACCGACCAGCATTAA
- a CDS encoding lytic murein transglycosylase, translated as MRNHFAPKALAALLSVFSATTAFAQSVPTGAAAARYDAEFNVWLKKEIWPEARKAGISQKTLEATLSGLSISWNLPDLVIPGQKPPKEQSQSQAEFSSPGAYFSEKRLQGLAGTGRSLAATHAATLRRIEAKYGVPGDIIVAIWGRESGFGRAKLPHSVVDVLATKAYMSTRKEMFRTELIDALKIVESGDIAASRMMGSWAGALGQPQFMPSSYLKYAVDFDGDGHRDIWNSVPDALASIANYLSQRGWQRNRDWGFEVSIPANVSCAQEGPDLARPVADWAKMGITRISGKAFPSNDLSADGMMLVPAGRHGPEFVVTPNFYVIKEYNNSDLYALFIGNLADRIAHGAGPFKGEWGNVGSMLRSDVLAMQKALVAKGYDVGKADGLAGFKTRRSLGDWQAKNGLSPTCFPDAGLKAKLK; from the coding sequence ATGCGAAACCATTTTGCCCCGAAGGCACTGGCTGCACTTCTTTCCGTTTTTTCAGCGACGACGGCTTTTGCGCAGTCGGTACCGACAGGTGCAGCCGCAGCCCGATACGACGCCGAATTTAACGTCTGGCTGAAAAAGGAAATCTGGCCGGAAGCCCGCAAAGCCGGCATATCGCAGAAAACACTTGAGGCCACTCTCAGCGGTCTTTCCATTAGCTGGAACCTGCCTGATCTCGTCATTCCCGGCCAGAAGCCCCCGAAGGAGCAGAGCCAGAGTCAGGCGGAATTCTCCTCGCCGGGCGCCTATTTCTCCGAAAAACGGCTGCAGGGATTGGCCGGCACCGGTCGTTCGCTTGCCGCCACCCATGCGGCGACGCTGCGCAGGATCGAGGCGAAATACGGCGTGCCCGGCGATATCATCGTTGCGATCTGGGGCCGCGAATCCGGTTTCGGCCGGGCAAAACTGCCGCATTCGGTGGTCGATGTTCTGGCAACGAAAGCCTATATGTCCACCCGCAAGGAGATGTTCCGCACCGAGCTGATCGATGCGCTGAAGATCGTCGAAAGCGGCGATATCGCAGCCTCGCGCATGATGGGTTCCTGGGCCGGTGCGCTCGGCCAGCCGCAATTCATGCCGTCGAGCTATCTCAAATATGCTGTGGATTTCGATGGCGACGGCCATCGCGATATCTGGAATTCCGTGCCGGACGCGCTGGCATCCATAGCGAACTATCTTTCCCAGCGCGGCTGGCAGCGCAATCGCGACTGGGGTTTCGAAGTCTCGATCCCGGCCAATGTCTCCTGTGCACAGGAGGGCCCTGATCTTGCCCGGCCGGTGGCAGACTGGGCGAAGATGGGCATTACCCGCATTTCCGGAAAAGCCTTTCCGTCCAATGACCTATCCGCCGATGGCATGATGCTGGTGCCGGCCGGACGGCACGGGCCGGAATTCGTGGTGACGCCAAATTTCTACGTCATCAAGGAATATAATAATTCCGACCTCTATGCGCTGTTCATCGGCAATCTCGCCGACCGCATCGCCCATGGGGCGGGCCCGTTCAAGGGTGAATGGGGCAATGTTGGATCGATGTTGCGCTCCGATGTTCTCGCCATGCAGAAGGCGCTCGTGGCCAAGGGTTACGATGTCGGCAAGGCGGACGGGCTGGCCGGTTTCAAGACGCGCCGCTCACTCGGCGACTGGCAGGCCAAGAACGGGCTCTCACCGACGTGTTTTCCAGATGCAGGCCTGAAGGCTAAGCTGAAATAG
- the recR gene encoding recombination protein RecR — protein MAKRVTGPEIEKLIQLLAKVPGLGPRSARRAALHLIKKKEQLLGPLGHAMGEAYDKVKICSCCGNVDTIDPCTVCTDERRDQSVIIVVEDVSDLWALERAGAMNTAYHVLGGTLSPLDGVGPEDLNIKGLIDRVSVGGIRELIIAVNATVEGQATAHYITDRLSDLGIKITRLAHGVPVGGELDYLDEGTLTAALRARTTI, from the coding sequence ATGGCAAAACGAGTCACCGGTCCCGAAATCGAAAAACTGATCCAGCTTCTGGCAAAAGTGCCGGGGCTTGGCCCCCGCTCGGCGCGGCGGGCGGCGTTGCATCTCATCAAGAAGAAGGAACAGCTTCTTGGGCCTCTCGGCCATGCGATGGGCGAGGCCTATGACAAGGTGAAGATCTGCTCCTGCTGCGGCAATGTCGATACAATCGACCCCTGCACTGTCTGCACCGACGAGCGGCGCGACCAGTCGGTCATCATCGTGGTGGAAGACGTGTCGGATCTGTGGGCACTGGAGCGGGCCGGCGCGATGAACACCGCCTATCACGTTCTCGGCGGCACGCTGTCGCCGCTCGACGGCGTCGGGCCGGAGGATTTGAACATCAAGGGCCTGATCGACCGCGTCAGCGTCGGCGGCATCCGCGAGCTCATCATCGCCGTCAATGCGACGGTGGAAGGACAGGCGACCGCCCATTACATTACCGACCGCCTCTCCGATCTCGGTATCAAGATCACCCGGCTTGCGCATGGCGTGCCGGTGGGCGGTGAGCTCGATTATCTCGACGAGGGCACGTTAACGGCGGCACTCAGGGCCCGCACGACGATCTGA
- a CDS encoding MOSC domain-containing protein has translation MKRKGQSMKIRAVCRGEAKSLPGKTMKTGIFKHPVHGPVMVDAEGIVSDAVCNRKHHGGPDQAIYVMGSVDLYFWSHSLGFVVEAGFFGENLVLDGVDSAKLHVGDRFLAQEVVLEVTAARIPCATLSARIGDPDFAPRFRQAGQPGFYCRVLKGGMFAAGEDIAFEPYQGTKLPIPTILQRFRPMQLTMAERAAYLETPLASRFRAMLEA, from the coding sequence ATGAAGCGCAAAGGGCAGTCCATGAAAATACGGGCGGTGTGCCGGGGCGAGGCAAAAAGCCTGCCGGGAAAGACGATGAAGACGGGTATCTTCAAGCATCCCGTTCACGGCCCGGTCATGGTTGACGCGGAAGGCATCGTCAGCGACGCCGTCTGCAATCGCAAACATCACGGCGGCCCGGATCAGGCGATTTACGTTATGGGGTCCGTCGATCTCTATTTCTGGTCGCACTCGCTGGGCTTTGTCGTCGAAGCCGGGTTTTTTGGCGAAAACCTTGTTCTTGATGGCGTCGACAGCGCAAAACTCCATGTCGGCGACAGGTTCTTGGCCCAGGAAGTCGTGCTGGAGGTAACCGCCGCCCGCATTCCCTGCGCCACTTTGTCGGCCCGCATCGGCGATCCCGATTTCGCACCGCGTTTCCGGCAGGCGGGCCAGCCGGGTTTTTATTGCCGGGTGCTGAAAGGCGGAATGTTCGCCGCCGGGGAGGATATCGCCTTCGAACCCTATCAGGGAACGAAACTGCCGATACCGACCATTCTCCAGCGCTTCCGTCCCATGCAGCTCACCATGGCTGAACGCGCGGCCTATCTCGAAACGCCGCTTGCAAGCCGGTTCCGCGCGATGCTGGAAGCCTAG
- a CDS encoding YbaB/EbfC family nucleoid-associated protein, translated as MRDIMGMMGKVKEMQSKMEKVQEEIAALEVEGRAGGGLVTVILNGKGEMRGLKIDPSLFKEDEVEILEDLIVAAHKDAKEKGEAQAQEKMAGLTAGLPLPPGMKFPF; from the coding sequence ATGCGTGACATCATGGGCATGATGGGCAAGGTCAAGGAAATGCAGTCCAAGATGGAGAAGGTGCAGGAAGAAATCGCCGCCCTTGAAGTCGAAGGCAGGGCTGGCGGCGGTCTCGTGACCGTCATTCTCAATGGCAAGGGCGAAATGCGCGGCCTGAAAATCGATCCTTCGCTGTTCAAGGAAGACGAGGTGGAAATCCTCGAAGACCTGATCGTGGCTGCCCACAAGGACGCCAAGGAAAAGGGCGAAGCACAGGCGCAGGAAAAGATGGCCGGCCTGACCGCGGGTCTGCCGCTGCCGCCCGGCATGAAATTCCCATTCTGA
- a CDS encoding DNA polymerase III subunit gamma/tau has protein sequence MSDTVPTTSSESQVGTGYRVLARKYRPKDFSDLMVGQEPMVRTLTNAFETGRIAQAYMLTGVRGVGKTTTARILARALNYKTDIIDKPTIDLRIPGEHCQAIMEGRHVDVIEMDAASHTGIDDIREIIEQVRYRPVSARYKVYIIDEVHMLSTQAFNGLLKTLEEPPEHVKFIFATTEIRKVPITVLSRCQRFDLRRISAADLVGLFTAIAGKEGFEADPQALSMIARAAEGSARDGLSLLDQAIAHGGGRVEAEAVRGMLGLADRARIVDLFQHVVKGDVAAALSEFNGQYEAGANPVVVLNDLADFTHLVTRMKYVPDAAEDPSLSEIERVRGAEFAETIAVTALSRIWQMLLKGIPETENASRPAGAAEMVLIRLSHAANLPAPEDAARRLLELSNGDGGYANGGPSGGGNGGGARAYSSGQAVAAGRPLDLPAQRQTTPQTSAVLRAVPDSRPQEMQVAAPKTEERPEPKVPVNSVQDIADLCQKNRDPVMRAKVRGFVRLVRLEPGRLDMRLGDGAPGSLPGELGVKLKEWTGIHWIVSLSKEQGEPTLVEAESNARDARLVDARQDPDVAAILAQFPGAKITDVRIRAAVQDEAEEIAPPSVAESSEGDILPGDDIEF, from the coding sequence ATGAGCGACACCGTACCCACCACATCAAGCGAATCCCAGGTCGGGACCGGCTACCGGGTATTGGCGCGCAAATATCGCCCCAAGGATTTTTCCGATCTGATGGTCGGCCAGGAGCCGATGGTCCGCACGCTGACCAATGCGTTTGAGACCGGGCGTATCGCGCAGGCCTATATGCTGACCGGCGTTCGCGGCGTGGGAAAGACGACCACGGCGCGCATTCTCGCCCGCGCGCTGAATTACAAGACCGACATCATCGACAAGCCGACCATCGACCTGCGTATCCCCGGCGAACATTGTCAGGCGATCATGGAAGGCCGGCATGTCGACGTGATCGAGATGGACGCCGCCTCCCATACCGGCATCGACGATATTCGCGAGATCATCGAACAGGTGCGTTATCGCCCGGTCTCGGCGCGCTACAAGGTCTATATCATCGACGAAGTGCACATGCTCTCGACGCAGGCCTTCAACGGTCTTCTGAAGACGTTGGAAGAGCCGCCGGAGCATGTGAAATTCATCTTCGCAACCACCGAAATCCGCAAGGTTCCGATCACCGTTTTGTCGCGCTGCCAGCGCTTTGACCTGCGCCGCATCAGCGCCGCCGATCTGGTCGGCCTGTTCACCGCCATTGCCGGCAAGGAAGGTTTCGAAGCCGATCCGCAGGCGCTGTCGATGATCGCCCGCGCTGCCGAAGGTTCTGCGCGTGACGGCCTTTCCCTGCTCGATCAGGCGATTGCCCACGGCGGCGGGCGCGTGGAGGCGGAAGCGGTGCGCGGCATGCTCGGCCTTGCCGACCGTGCACGTATCGTCGATCTTTTCCAGCACGTCGTCAAAGGCGATGTCGCGGCCGCCCTTTCGGAATTCAACGGGCAATATGAGGCGGGTGCAAACCCTGTCGTTGTGCTCAACGACCTTGCCGATTTCACCCATCTCGTCACCCGCATGAAATATGTGCCGGACGCGGCGGAAGACCCCTCGCTTTCCGAGATCGAACGCGTGCGCGGCGCCGAATTTGCCGAGACGATTGCGGTAACCGCACTCTCGCGCATCTGGCAGATGCTGCTGAAAGGCATTCCGGAAACGGAAAATGCCTCGCGCCCGGCCGGTGCGGCCGAAATGGTGCTGATCCGGCTTTCGCATGCCGCCAATCTGCCGGCTCCGGAAGATGCTGCCCGGCGCCTGCTGGAGCTCTCGAACGGCGACGGCGGTTACGCCAATGGCGGACCTTCGGGCGGCGGCAATGGCGGCGGTGCGCGCGCCTATTCGTCAGGACAGGCCGTGGCCGCGGGAAGACCTCTCGATCTTCCCGCCCAGCGCCAGACGACACCGCAAACCTCCGCCGTGCTGCGCGCCGTTCCGGACAGCCGCCCGCAGGAGATGCAGGTCGCGGCACCAAAAACCGAAGAGCGGCCGGAGCCGAAGGTTCCCGTCAATTCGGTGCAGGATATTGCCGATCTCTGCCAGAAGAACCGCGATCCCGTCATGCGGGCGAAGGTACGCGGCTTTGTACGTCTGGTGCGGCTGGAACCCGGCCGGCTTGATATGCGCCTCGGCGATGGCGCGCCGGGCTCTCTGCCGGGTGAGCTTGGCGTGAAGCTCAAGGAATGGACCGGTATCCACTGGATCGTCAGCCTCAGCAAGGAACAGGGCGAGCCGACCCTTGTTGAAGCCGAAAGCAATGCCCGGGATGCCCGTCTTGTCGATGCGCGTCAGGACCCCGACGTGGCCGCCATTCTGGCGCAGTTTCCCGGCGCAAAAATCACTGACGTGCGCATTCGCGCCGCCGTACAGGATGAGGCGGAAGAAATCGCGCCGCCATCGGTTGCCGAATCGAGCGAAGGCGACATCCTTCCCGGCGACGACATCGAGTTTTAA
- a CDS encoding HIT domain-containing protein, with the protein MKTNMEDTLETFRLDDRLARDSVLVTRLGLCELRLQNDNRWPWLVLVPQRDGVSELFDLTPLDQAVLTFETNLVASALKEITGATKINVGALGNIVRQLHVHIIARNEGDTCWPGPIWGHGTPVPYAAGEKESLMKKISGAL; encoded by the coding sequence ATGAAAACAAACATGGAGGACACCTTGGAGACATTCCGGCTGGACGACAGACTGGCGCGCGACAGCGTGCTTGTGACGCGTTTGGGACTATGTGAACTGCGTTTGCAAAACGACAACCGCTGGCCCTGGCTGGTGCTGGTGCCGCAGCGAGACGGCGTCAGTGAACTATTCGATCTCACCCCGCTTGATCAGGCCGTGCTGACATTCGAGACCAATCTCGTCGCGTCTGCCTTGAAAGAAATCACCGGAGCCACCAAGATCAATGTCGGTGCTTTGGGCAATATCGTCCGGCAGCTTCATGTCCACATTATCGCCCGCAATGAAGGCGACACCTGCTGGCCGGGTCCCATCTGGGGTCACGGAACGCCTGTGCCCTATGCCGCGGGCGAAAAGGAAAGTTTGATGAAAAAAATCTCCGGCGCGCTCTGA
- the nudC gene encoding NAD(+) diphosphatase, protein MISMKIFETTAPHPEASLLTAFSKNALDRFAEKRSEECVADALKVDGTHIFAFAGNRLVLKHDEQVIDPLFSAYELAELQPDFDNAVLLGYRETGEPRIAVPVAVAEDQLASHYKLADARTLYRDHLLDEELLSEVAQAVSLTHWNADNRFCGKCGGTMELRIGGYKRICAACNHTIFPRTDPVVIMMTIDIERDLCLLGRGAHFAPGMYSCLAGFVEPGETIEQAVRRETHEESGVEIGRVRYHASQPWPMPHTLMIGCYAEALSFDIARDEIELEDCRWFTRAEVAKMLETATGEGFSAPPGGAIAHRLMRDWVEWTK, encoded by the coding sequence ATGATATCAATGAAAATTTTTGAAACCACTGCCCCCCATCCCGAAGCAAGCCTGCTGACAGCCTTTTCCAAGAACGCCCTCGACCGTTTTGCCGAAAAACGGTCGGAAGAGTGCGTTGCCGATGCGCTGAAGGTCGATGGCACCCATATTTTCGCTTTCGCTGGCAACCGGCTTGTCCTGAAGCATGACGAACAGGTCATCGACCCCCTGTTTTCCGCTTATGAGCTGGCTGAACTGCAGCCGGATTTCGACAATGCCGTGCTGCTCGGATATCGCGAAACCGGCGAGCCGAGAATTGCGGTGCCGGTCGCCGTTGCCGAGGATCAGCTGGCGAGCCACTACAAGCTTGCCGACGCCCGCACGCTTTATCGCGACCATCTTCTCGATGAGGAATTGCTGAGCGAGGTTGCCCAGGCCGTCAGCCTTACCCACTGGAACGCCGACAATCGCTTTTGTGGAAAGTGCGGCGGCACCATGGAACTGCGCATCGGCGGCTACAAGCGTATCTGCGCCGCCTGCAACCACACGATTTTTCCCCGCACCGATCCCGTCGTCATCATGATGACGATCGATATCGAGCGTGATCTTTGCCTGCTTGGCCGTGGTGCGCATTTTGCGCCGGGCATGTATTCGTGCCTTGCCGGTTTTGTGGAGCCGGGCGAAACCATCGAGCAGGCCGTCCGCCGCGAAACGCATGAGGAATCCGGTGTCGAGATCGGCCGCGTGCGTTACCACGCCTCGCAGCCCTGGCCGATGCCGCACACGCTGATGATCGGCTGTTATGCCGAGGCACTGTCTTTCGATATTGCCCGCGATGAGATCGAACTGGAGGATTGCCGCTGGTTCACACGGGCGGAAGTCGCCAAGATGCTGGAGACGGCAACGGGTGAGGGCTTTTCCGCGCCTCCCGGCGGCGCAATCGCGCACCGTCTGATGCGCGACTGGGTGGAATGGACGAAATAA
- a CDS encoding prephenate dehydratase: protein MTLSTKRIAFQGEFGANSDMACRDMFPDMEPLPCPTFEDAFNAIENGEADLGMIPIENTLAGRVADIHHLLPESRLHIIGEYFMPIRFQLMVMPGVKKDEIRTVHSHIHALGQCRKIIRSNGWKPVIAGDTAGAAKQVSEKGDRSMAALAPRLAADLYGLDILAENVEDSENNVTRFVVLSRDENWAKRQSPDEIIVTTFVFNVRNIPAALYKAMGGFATNGINMTKLESYQLGGKFVATQFYADIEGHPDDEPVRHALDELRFFSEKVRILGVYKGHAMRGKLNQG from the coding sequence ATGACCTTGAGCACAAAACGCATTGCCTTTCAGGGCGAATTCGGCGCGAATTCCGACATGGCCTGCCGCGACATGTTCCCGGACATGGAGCCTTTGCCGTGCCCGACCTTCGAGGACGCCTTCAACGCCATTGAAAACGGCGAAGCCGATCTTGGCATGATCCCGATCGAGAACACGCTGGCCGGCCGCGTTGCGGATATTCATCACCTGCTGCCGGAATCGCGCCTTCACATCATCGGTGAATATTTCATGCCGATCCGCTTCCAGCTGATGGTGATGCCGGGCGTGAAAAAAGACGAGATCCGCACCGTCCACAGCCACATCCACGCGCTTGGCCAGTGCCGCAAGATCATCCGCTCCAACGGCTGGAAGCCGGTTATTGCCGGCGATACAGCGGGCGCCGCCAAGCAGGTTTCCGAAAAGGGCGACCGCAGCATGGCAGCCTTGGCGCCGCGTCTTGCCGCCGATCTTTACGGTCTCGATATTCTGGCTGAAAATGTCGAGGATTCGGAAAACAACGTCACCCGCTTCGTCGTGCTTTCCCGCGATGAGAATTGGGCCAAGCGTCAATCCCCTGACGAAATCATCGTCACGACTTTCGTATTCAACGTCCGCAATATTCCGGCTGCGCTCTACAAGGCCATGGGTGGCTTTGCGACAAACGGCATCAACATGACGAAGCTGGAAAGCTACCAGCTCGGCGGCAAATTCGTAGCAACGCAGTTTTATGCCGATATTGAAGGCCATCCCGACGACGAGCCGGTGCGGCATGCGCTGGACGAGTTGCGCTTCTTCTCCGAAAAAGTCCGCATTCTCGGCGTCTACAAGGGCCATGCGATGCGCGGCAAGCTCAACCAGGGTTGA
- a CDS encoding 3-deoxy-manno-octulosonate cytidylyltransferase: protein MKNRDFEKAVVLIPARMASTRLPGKPLADIGGKPMIVQVALRAREAGAERIVVAVDDEQVFSAVKNAGFDVMMTRDDHQSGSDRIFEALQKADPYGKAEYVINVQGDLPTIEAETIRASLRPLENPAVDIATLTVEITDEEEKTNPNVVKVVGSPLSETRLRALYFTRATAPYGDGPLYHHIGLYTYRRAALETFVSLPPSPLEKRERLEQLRALEAGMRIDAEIVRSVPLGVDTPHDLEKARTILASRPL from the coding sequence ATGAAGAATCGGGATTTCGAGAAAGCTGTCGTCCTCATACCGGCGCGGATGGCATCCACACGCCTGCCCGGCAAGCCGCTCGCGGACATTGGCGGCAAGCCGATGATCGTGCAGGTTGCGCTGAGGGCACGTGAAGCAGGGGCCGAGCGAATCGTCGTCGCGGTGGATGACGAACAGGTTTTTTCGGCCGTGAAAAATGCCGGTTTCGATGTGATGATGACGCGCGACGACCACCAGTCCGGTTCTGACCGCATTTTCGAGGCTTTGCAGAAGGCCGACCCCTATGGCAAGGCCGAATATGTCATCAATGTTCAGGGCGACCTTCCGACGATTGAGGCGGAAACAATCCGCGCTTCGCTGCGCCCGCTGGAAAATCCTGCCGTCGACATTGCGACGCTGACGGTCGAAATCACCGACGAGGAAGAAAAAACCAATCCGAACGTCGTGAAAGTCGTCGGCAGCCCGCTTTCCGAGACGCGATTGCGCGCGCTTTATTTTACCCGCGCGACCGCGCCTTACGGTGACGGGCCGCTTTATCACCATATCGGGCTTTACACCTATCGCCGCGCAGCACTCGAGACATTCGTGAGCCTTCCGCCATCGCCGCTGGAGAAACGCGAGCGGCTGGAACAGCTGCGCGCACTGGAAGCCGGCATGCGCATCGATGCTGAAATCGTCCGCTCCGTGCCGCTTGGCGTCGATACGCCGCACGATCTGGAAAAAGCCCGTACCATTCTTGCAAGCAGACCCCTCTAA
- a CDS encoding cytochrome c family protein, protein MNSYVNMGVGALLGTVFVLMSVSIASEGIFHAPAPEKEGYAIAAAEGGGEAGGGETAAAATPIAQLLANADAAKGETVFKKCTSCHTGESGGANKVGPNLFDIVNRPIASHEGFSYSAGMKDFSKGGSVHWDYDHLSFFLEAPKKHVPGTAMGFAGVKKETERADLIAYLRTLSANPAPLPDPAAAPAPTN, encoded by the coding sequence ATGAATTCTTATGTAAATATGGGCGTTGGGGCGCTTTTGGGCACGGTTTTCGTCCTGATGTCGGTGTCAATTGCGTCTGAGGGCATTTTCCATGCGCCCGCGCCCGAAAAGGAAGGTTACGCCATTGCTGCGGCAGAGGGTGGCGGCGAAGCAGGTGGCGGAGAAACCGCTGCCGCGGCGACGCCGATCGCACAATTGCTTGCGAACGCCGACGCCGCCAAGGGCGAGACGGTCTTCAAGAAGTGTACGAGCTGTCATACCGGAGAGAGTGGTGGTGCAAACAAGGTCGGCCCCAATCTCTTCGATATCGTCAACCGGCCGATCGCCAGCCATGAAGGTTTCAGCTACTCCGCGGGGATGAAGGATTTCTCCAAGGGCGGTTCCGTGCATTGGGACTACGATCATCTCAGCTTCTTCCTCGAAGCTCCCAAGAAACACGTTCCCGGCACGGCCATGGGCTTTGCGGGTGTGAAGAAGGAAACGGAACGCGCCGATCTCATCGCCTATCTGCGCACGCTGTCGGCAAACCCGGCGCCGCTGCCGGATCCGGCTGCCGCTCCCGCGCCGACGAACTGA
- a CDS encoding sugar transferase has translation MLGTKGSSHAVFYGAPYSTAATFEASETQPSVLESNISAFQRGQFALKRTIDIAGASIALVALAPVLLTVAVLVKFDSKGPVLFSQVRWGMNGRKIRVYKFRSMRTELGDATGVAQTVKNDPRITRIGAVLRRTNIDELPQLINVLKGDMSLVGPRCHAIGMLAAGRLYEDLVPHYHMRHRVRPGITGLAQMRGLRGPTDRSDKARARIVSDLYYVENFSVWLDIKIMVGTVISELRGGKGF, from the coding sequence ATGCTGGGTACTAAAGGCTCATCGCATGCCGTTTTTTACGGCGCTCCCTATTCCACGGCAGCCACTTTTGAAGCTTCGGAAACGCAACCTTCCGTTTTGGAAAGTAATATCTCGGCGTTCCAGCGCGGCCAGTTCGCACTCAAAAGAACAATCGACATTGCAGGGGCGTCCATCGCCCTTGTTGCACTCGCCCCGGTCCTGCTGACCGTTGCGGTTCTGGTGAAATTCGACAGCAAGGGGCCGGTCCTGTTCTCGCAGGTCCGCTGGGGCATGAACGGCCGGAAAATCCGCGTCTATAAATTTCGCTCGATGAGAACCGAGCTGGGCGACGCCACCGGCGTGGCACAAACGGTGAAGAACGATCCGCGGATAACACGTATCGGCGCCGTTCTCCGCCGTACGAATATCGATGAGCTGCCGCAGCTCATTAACGTGCTGAAAGGCGACATGTCTTTGGTCGGCCCACGCTGCCATGCCATCGGCATGCTGGCGGCTGGCCGTCTTTATGAGGACCTTGTTCCCCACTACCACATGCGGCACCGGGTGCGGCCGGGCATTACCGGTCTTGCCCAGATGCGGGGATTGCGCGGCCCGACCGACCGCAGTGACAAGGCGCGCGCACGGATCGTTTCCGATCTTTATTACGTCGAGAATTTTTCGGTCTGGCTGGATATCAAGATCATGGTCGGGACGGTCATTTCCGAATTGCGCGGCGGCAAGGGTTTCTGA